Part of the Portunus trituberculatus isolate SZX2019 chromosome 46, ASM1759143v1, whole genome shotgun sequence genome, GGTAGACGCCGTTGCCGTCCACAAGGCTCTGTCTGTCGTGTGTCTTGCTGTCTTCTGTATCGGAGGAATCTGTGCTACTGTCCTGTTCTGCTGCGCATGCCTCGCTTGCTGCATTACTACTTGGTGTCTGATTCcgcttctcttcgtcctccctcAACGTCGCATTGATGTAGGTGTACGCATAGACAGCAGGCGCGGAGGACGTGGTGGTGACAGAATGAAAGGCACCACTGGGCAAGATCATGCTCCCACCGACATACAGTGCCACGGAGCATACATTTACCTTAGCCGTGCCACTGGGAAGCTCCATCAAGCCTACAGCCCCCTCGTAGTCACTGCCAACTAGCTCCTGAAGGCTCTGTCGCGCCCTCTGAATGCTCCCGGCGAGGTCATGAGGTTCAGTATTCAAGTTTGTGCTGTCTATTTCTTTATCGAAGTTGAAGCTTTCTACCGATGGTTCCTGCGCCGTGTGCCAAGGCTGGTGGGCGAGAGTTCTCATACCCTCCCTCTGCTGGCGATGTGTTGTGCCATTAGTGTCGCCGCTCCTAGGAACATGTAAGACGTTTGAGAGACCCTCGACGCCACTCTGACACGACaggagcaccaccacctcccctttCAGCACCTCCAGGGTTACGTTCTCCAAATCAGCGCTCAAATAATTCTCCAGAGTCAGACCTGAACATTATAAGAAAGAACATTaattacaaaataaagaaaacaacacatgaaaaaaacccTAAAATATGGATATGCGTAAAGAAAGATTATACAACAAGATAGAAAACACTGAGTATAACAAATAACGCGTAAAAAAAGGTGAGTACAATTTGTCtgaaatggaaaaacaaaacgaagaaaagataaatcgAAACAAAAACTTAACAAACAAAAATGATCATGATGCAGAATAAAGTAGGAACAACGATggaatttgaagaaaaaaagttgagaaggaaaaggagtaagaggagaaggaggaggagaaagagaaggaggaggaggaggaggagaaggaggaggaggaggaggaggaggaggaagaggaaaagaagaagaagaataagagattgaggaggaagagggggagaagaaggtCAAACacgagaacaagagaaaagacaaagacaaggacaagaatgagaacaagaaaacctacaagaacaaagaaatggaggaggaggaggaggtggaggaggaggaggaggagaaggaggaggaggcagcggcACCTCACCCGGGAAGTCCGCCACGAAGAGTTTCTCGGCGAGGGACACAGACTCATCCTTGCTCTCCTGCTGTCGGTACAGTCGCTCTCTCCAGTGGTCCAGCTCCGTCACCACCGGCAGCACCCATGGCGTCTGGCAGAAAGGAGAAGGCAGAGGGTGTGAATAATTTCTAAAGTAATCTCTAATgttaactttcttctctttctcctactcttccttctcctgctcctactcctcctcttctttgtctccattattttttccagCCTCTCAGACCACGTTTATTTGTATCATACATAGAAGTATAACATTAGTACTTCACTTCAAGCCATCAGAGCAACATGAAATGTACATCACAGTATAAAAATAATGCGATGAAGACTTGATTAATATCTTTAAGGAATCATtcgatgtaaataaataaattaataaataaatagataaataaatacataaacgaaaggagaagaagaaaaaaaaatagtgtccGATATGAAAGCAAGGGGATGTACTTCCATTTTTCAGTGAATAGACAAAACATTTATGGTGAACTATTGTCCACTCAATCTAACTTCAATTGTAGGTAAATCAGTGGAACCTGTAATTGCACGGAACACTTGTGAAAGAGGCCCAGCAGTAAAGACGAATAATGCAATCTTGGAGAGTGTTCTGCGCCATTAAAGAAGCAGCGATGCAGCAGCGAAGATGTGGATCAGGCAGGAACTGTGTCCTGCAGGATGCCACAGCAACACCCACATAGGAAGAGAGCACCGACGCCTATTGTATCGGTGACTCAGCCTTCATCTCGCTCAACAAAGAGGTGGAGGGTATTGCAAAGAGGATATGTCTGTCAGTCCCTTGTCTAGTGTCTCAGTGTCCTTGACCACGTCCTGCTTAGTTTAAGAAGCAAAAGACATgcaatgaggaaaagaggaaatcacGTCTCATAGTGTTGTGTCCAGGATGTTGGAGAGTCATATCTCATCCTTGTAGTCTGGGATACAAAAAAATGCAGGGATGAGAGCAGGTGTCGTTGCTCCATGTCCAGCGTGTCGATGCCTCTATAAAAGCACAGAGAGAACAATAACTTTTGTACCCTTGCGTGAGTTTTCAAGCAGATGGTTCCTAGTGGTAAAATGAAACAGAGGCAGCCacgtgaggtggtggtgtactcgataaggtggtgagcgtgggatcaggcagacgtccacacgtaggttcgaatcccaccacataccgctttgaagctaggccatttgtcgagtggtttaaagttacctacatgtcaccatgatacccaggttctaggtggttacaccaaagatgtgcttgggtagtgatatggaccctaatatgggtatcactgtaaataaaattgcctgcgccactaatggccggaagctgaacagggcttcccacatacactcttcaagtatgcctacagtcgctataggccataacgtaaaaaaggaaaaaaaataagtgaagattTTCTGTTATTCTCTATCACTCCAAAATTTTCCGTcttaattaaagaaagagatgaataagcAAAAAGTATATTAACGGGAAGCGCCTcctttggttgtgtgtgtgtgtttcactgtttgatctgctgcagtctctaataagacagccagacgttaccctacggaacgagctcagagctcattatttccgatcttcggataggcctgagaccaggcacacaccacacaccgggacaacaaggtcacaactcctcgatttacatcccgtacctactcactgctaggtgaacaggggttacacgtgaaaggagacacacccaaatatctccacccggccggggaatcgaaccccggtcctctggcttgtgaagccagcgctctaaccactgagctaccgggtgtgtgtgtgtgtgtgtgtatgtgtttgtgtttgacaTTTCCGAACTGTGTACATACCTCACTGAATGGAGACCAGGGCGCCTCCAAGATGTTCACAGTTGGATCAAAAACCCGCTGCTGAAATCTGCCGTTGAGGGACTTCCAGACATCGAGGTGCAGGGCGGTGACGGGGTGTCCCAGGGCGGCGAGGCGACTCTGCACACAGCGACAGTACTGCACCGCCATGTCCGCGTGACTAGACCACCGGGGACTGGACACCcacatctggagagagagagagagagagagagagagagagagagagagagagagagtgacttacCACCAtacccataccaccaccaccatcaccatcaccactatcaccacaaccttaACATCTACCAACACTACAACAGCCACCCacgctcccctctccccacctcccaacagtcacacacccaacacactcaCGTTGGGGTCCACGTAGAGACGGTGTCCCCCTGCAGTGGTGACGGCGGTGACCTTGACGTGCAGAGTGTCCCAGGAGTGCACCATCATGTCCCAGCTGTAGCCATAGGGCCCCTCCGTCCACGTGTTGAATCCCTGTGGTTGTTGCATTGTTATGacggttattattattattattattattattattattattattattattattattattattattattattattattattattattattattattattattattattattattattattattattattattattattattattattattattattattattattattattattattattattattattattattatattattattatcattgttatcatcatcattatcacattattatattagcagcagcagcagcagtagtagtagtagtagtagtagtagtagtagtagtagtaatagtagtagtagtagtagtagtaactgttgAGATAGAAAACTGCTACTAATTATTttgacaatactactactactactactactactactactactactactactactactactactactactactactactactactaataataataataataacaataataataataacaatactgctgctactactactgataataatggcaacatcaacaataatatcaataataatgataacaatattaataatgatgataataataatgataataataataataataataataataataataataataataataataatagtagtagtaataataataataataataataataataataataataataataataataataataatgaaaacaatagcaataatgaaataatatcaAATACACCCAAGACACGAGCAAGCCGGCTGACCAACTTTGGTAACACAGTGGGAGAAGGGCAGCACGGATTGGGTGAGGAGGTAACACGCCACCAGCACCGTCGTCGCCTTCTGCTTCCCTGTCACGCCCGccacacctacaccaccaccaccaccaccaccagcagccaaGAGTAagcacacatatataacacttATATCTCAATAACCTAAGTATTTCCCATCATTCTCAGATACCAATAATAATTTTTCCTGTTACCTCAATGAATAATAGATTTAAAGAGCTGCAGTTGTCTTACCTGGATATAAACAATTCTTATTTCTCTTGAGTGTCGGCAAAACCTTAtgttcctccacctttcttgtcacgttcttttgtttcttgtcttcttctccttctcttttaacttcaaccttttctttgtttaccgTCTCGTCGTTAGCCTGTGCTCCTCCCTCAGCACGTCTCTGGCATTGTCCTGGAAGTGGTGGCAGCCTTGGAAGGGAGGCAAGCAGTGTGCGAGGCCAATCACAGCGACagaagatgggaagagtggcCAAACACACCCACGGAAACATGCCtgcagaataaataaatacataaataataatacaagagaTAAGATATatagatacgagagagagagagagagagagagagagagagagagagagagagagagagagatgtagtacCCGGTTTGGCTCCTCACCAATGTAGAATATTTGTGAGTTCATAAGGTGGAAAGAAGAGCCAAAGACGAGGGCGAGCTTCCTGGAGGGTGGCCACAGGAGGAGCGGGCCCAGGGTGAGGTCCAGGAGGAAGCCGCCCAGGTGGATGATGTAGTAGTCAACGGTGTCGACGCTGACGAAGACACTGCCACGGAGGAAACAGAGATACGGTATCTAAGGGAGAAGGTGATCAGGTTACAGAGCTGAAGACCCAAAACACCAGAGTTCGAATCCTTCTAaccatctttttcatcatagtacgaattcctttatttgtttgttaatcTGTCGGCTTGGTTGCTCTAAAATCTATCCAAGTGTTACGTAACCCGTCTtgattttcactttctctctttctctctctctctctctctctctctctctctctctctctctctctctctctctctctctctctctctctctctctctctctctctctctctctctatatatatatatatatatatatatatatatatatatatccatctatctatctctcatccACTGACCGGAAGGGATAGAACACCCAGTGCTCCCCCAGGTGGCGCATGGAGTGGCCGGCCAGCCAATCACTGTCCAGCTTCTTGATTCCCGCGAAGAAGTACAGGAAGAACACCTGGGCACGTAGCATGAAAGTAGTTCCAGAAGGGCACGTGTCTGGCACCTCCTTCTGCTCTCGCGTCCACGGACCTGTAGAAAACAAGGGGGATGGAAAGAGTCATTAAAGACCACAGTATTGACAGAGATTAAGGTATAGGCCTTATAGAattagtgacacacacacacacacacacacacacacacacacacacacacacacacacacacacacacacacacacacacgtctcaccAACAGGAATGGGGCTCAGCAGTCAGCATGAGGGCGGTCAGCAGGCCATACAAGTAAGAATGGTTGTTCCAGGTTGCCTtatccagcagcagcaggtaccAGTAACCCAGTAGGTATACGGTACAGCTCGCCCGCCACCGCCAGCCCACCGCCACGCCCATCGCACCTGCACGCCCGCAGTGAGGTGTGCGAGGATTAGGTGAtgagaggaaatgtttatgttATGCAGgtaaaaactaactaaaaggaAACAACGAAGGATGGAGCGATTGCAAAATTATTGTcgtgaataaagagaggaagtgatgcAGTGAAATTAGTGAATGCAAGAACATTACATAGCAagaacgacgacaacaacaacaacaacaacaacaacaacaacaacaacaaaacagacaGCTTTTAGGTCGCgagtgaaaaagataatgaGTGAATATTATCAATCTGCATACTGACAATGTGAACAGTAACAAAGTAAAGAGAAtatctattctcttttccttgaaCATTAGTGTGATAAGCATCCTATTGCATGTGCAATGTTCCCGTAGACTTATGACGTGGAAACACCTCAGAGAGATTGAGCAACACCTTGACCTCCAAAGCATGTGGCCAGATCCATCACTAATACAGCTCTATTGCTCACTGGTACATGA contains:
- the LOC123519942 gene encoding LOW QUALITY PROTEIN: vitamin K-dependent gamma-carboxylase-like (The sequence of the model RefSeq protein was modified relative to this genomic sequence to represent the inferred CDS: deleted 1 base in 1 codon); its protein translation is MVMVMPQNHTGEPLPYIDKSGMEQLPGNESEVLGQEQSEPHNEEKEKQGQEEREKSSPETRGSENEENSKKEMHRLVVPYDTSHGPDSLTMPHTHVKEESILEDSIGSARHRPTEELQPQRDRGEQGRVEASTPKLLIGCCSRALEKATKYLHQPCDPTSLAAVRIMFGVLMVLDMVQERGMGEADVRWGDPDTCRFPLVAALVPLPLPYMLLLYAVLLAGAMGVAVGWRWRASCTVYLLGYWYLLLLDKATWNNHSYLYGLLTALMLTAEPHSCWSVDARAEGGARHVPFWNYFMLRAQVFFLYFFAGIKKLDSDWLAGHSMRHLGEHWVFYPFRVFVSVDTVDYYIIHLGGFLLDLTLGPLLLWPPSRKLALVFGSSFHLMNSQIFYIGMFPWVCLATLPIFCRCDWPRTLLASLPRLPPLPGQCQRRAEGGAQANDETVNKEKVEVKREGEEDKKQKNVTRKVEEHKVLPTLKRNKNCLYPGVAGVTGKQKATTVLVACYLLTQSVLPFSHCVTKGFNTWTEGPYGYSWDMMVHSWDTLHVKVTAVTTAGGHRLYVDPNMWVSSPRWSSHADMAVQYCRCVQSRLAALGHPVTALHLDVWKSLNGRFQQRVFDPTVNILEAPWSPFSETPWVLPVVTELDHWRERLYRQQESKDESVSLAEKLFVADFPGLTLENYLSADLENVTLEVLKGEVVVLLSCQSGVEGLSNVLHVPRSGDTNGTTHRQQREGMRTLAHQPWHTAQEPSVESFNFDKEIDSTNLNTEPHDLAGSIQRARQSLQELVGSDYEGAVGLMELPSGTAKVNVCSVALYVGGSMILPSGAFHSVTTTSSAPAVYAYTYINATLREDEEKRNQTPSSNAASEACAAEQDSSTDSSDTEDSKTHDRQSLVDGNGVYHPTTADFPTFEDLFKFIKRKLELFWRAGRLLLAACHCLLTSSCVKVE